The following proteins come from a genomic window of Salvia hispanica cultivar TCC Black 2014 chromosome 4, UniMelb_Shisp_WGS_1.0, whole genome shotgun sequence:
- the LOC125220913 gene encoding transcription factor GTE7-like: protein MPQLVQIIRKRDEHLAQDGDEIELDIEALDTETLWELDRFVTNWKKMVSKTKRQALMMNNNPAAGVSIPSSPVTDADVGALSDKNDDCGKMMKENDEEDVDIDDDMPAASFPAVEIEIEREWCCWTGE, encoded by the exons ATGCCTCAACTTGTACAGATAATCAGGAAGAGGGATGAGCATTTGGCACAGGATGGCGATGAAATTGAGCTTGATATTGAGGCTCTTGATACGGAGACGCTGTGGGAACTTGATCGGTTTGTGACCAATTGGAAGAAGATGGTGAGCAAGACAAAGCGGCAAGCGTTGATGATGAACAACAATCCAGCTGCTGGAGTTTCTATTCCCTCCAGTCCTGTTACTGATGCTGATGTG GGCGCATTGAGCGACAAGAATGATGATTGTGGCAAGATGatgaaagaaaatgatgaagaagatgtaGATATTGATGACGATATGCCAGCAGCGAGCTTCCCTGCTGTGGAGattgagattgagagagaatggTGTTGTTGGACAGGAGAATGA